GGCACGCTTCCAGGCCACCGCACGCAAGTTGGTGGAGTTGTACAAGGCGCACCGTACCAGCGCCGACCGCGATCCGGGCTTGAGCGATGCCGTGCTGGAGACCTGGATGGGCGCCGAAAGCTATGCGCTGTCGGCCTATTACACGGTGGGGCGCTTGAGTCGCGGCGAGCAGATCGGCGCCGAATCGAGCATCAACAAGATCATCTGGTCCGAGCTGGACCTGAAGATGCATGAGACCGCCATGCGCATTCTTGGCGCCCGCGGCGAACTGGTGAACAAAGGCGCGCCGGCCGACGACGCCGCGGGTTGGTTGGAGGGCTTCCTGTTTGCCCAGTCCGGGCCGATCTACGCCGGCACCAACGAGATCCAGCGCAACATCATCGCCGAGCGCATGCTCGGCTTGCCGAAATAAGGAACCGCCATGGACTTCACTTTCAACGATGACCAGTTGGCGTTCCGCGAAGCCATCAGTCGTTTCCTGATGACCGAAGCGGCCCCGGAGATGCTCCGCGAGATCTGGGAAACCGATGTCGGCCGCTCTCGTGATCTACGGAACAAGATCGCCGAACAGGGCCTGACCGCGCTGTCGGTGCCCGAGGCCGAAGGCGGCTTGGGCATGGACGACCTGACCTGGGCGCTGATGACCCAGGAGCTGGGCTACTACGCGATTCCCGATTCACTGGCCGACACCGCTTACGTTGCCGCTGGCCTGCTCGCCGCATTGCCGAGTGAGCATCCGGCCCGTGCCGAACTGTTGCCGCGCATCGCCGACGGCAGCCTGCGCCTGGCCATCAGTCATCCGGTGAATGCGCTGGTCAGCGATGCGCAGTTGGCCGAAGTGCTGATCCTCACCGACGGCGATGACATTCACCTGGTGCCGCGCTCGCAAGTGGACGTGCAAAGCCACGTCAGCATCGATGCGTCACGGCGTCTGGGCCAGGTGTCCTGGACGCCGACGCCGGCCAGCTGCATTGCCAGTGGCGAGCAGGGCCGCGCATTGCAGGCGCGCTTGCTGGATCGAGGGGCGCTGTCGGTGGCCGGGCAGTTGCTCGGGCTGGCGCAACGCATGCTCGACCTGTCAGTGGACTACGTGGCCCAGCGCAAGCAGTTCGGCAAGCCGATCGGCAGCTTCCAGGCGGTCAAGCATCACCTGGCCGATGTTGCCCGCTACATCGAGCAGGCCAAGCCGGTGCTGTACCGCGCCGCCCATGCGCTGGCCCGTGGCGACGTAAATGCCGGCGCCTGGGTTTCGCAGGCACGGCTGGCGGCCAACGAAGCCAGCTGGATCGCTGCGCGCAAGGGCATCCAGGTGCACGGCGCGATGGGATACACCTGGGAAGTCGATCTGCAAATGTTCATGAAGCGCGCCTGGGCCCTCGATGCGTCCTGGGGCGACCGTGGTTTTCACAAGACCCGTGTCAGCGACTACCTGTTCGCCGATACCACCGGCCTGGGGCCGGGACATACTTTCGAGGAATGAGTCATGGCCCAACAAGCCTACATCGTTGATGCCCTGCGCAGCCCCACCGGCAAGCGCAAGGGCGCCCTGAGCGCGATCCACGCCATCGACCTTGGCGCCCATGTGCTCAAGGCGCTGGTGGAACGCAACACGATCCCGGCCGAGGATTACGACGACGTGATCTTCGGCTGCGTCGATACCATTGGTTCACAGGCCGGTGACATCGCTCGCACCAGTTGGCTGGCGGCCGGGTTGCCGCTGACCGTGCCCGGGACCACGGTGGATCGCCAGTGCGGCTCGTCGCAACAGGCCCTGCATTTTGCTGCGCAGGCGGTGATGAGCGGCACCCAGGACGTGGTCGCGGTGGGCGGGGTGCAGACCATGACCCAGATCCCGATTTCCTCGGCGATGCTCGCCGGTCAGCCGCTGGGCTTTGCCGATCCGTTCTCCGGCAGCGTTGGCTGGCGTGCACGCTTCGGTCAGCAACCGGTGAACCAGTTCTACGCCGCGCAACGGATTGCCGACCACTGGAACATCAGCCGCGAGCAGATGGAAGCCTTTGCCCTGCACAGCCACGAGCGCGCCTTGGCGGCCACCGCTAGCGGCCGCTTTGCCCGGGAAATCGTCAGTTGCCACGGCCTGACGATGGATGAGACGCCGCGTCAGAGCAGCCTGGCGAAGATGGCCGAGCTGCAACCGGTGGATCCGCAGTTCCCGTCGATCACGGCGGCGGTGTCGAGCCAGACCTGCGACGCCTCGGCGGCGTTGCTGGTGGTTTCCGAGGCGGCGCTCAAGCGCTACGACCTGACGCCGCGGGCACGGATCCATCAGTTGACGGTGCTGGGTGACGATCCGATCTGGCACCTCACGGCGCCGATTGCCGCAACCCGCAAGGCCCTGGCCAAGAGCGGCCTGAGCATGGCCGACATCGACCGGGTGGAAATCAACGAAGCCTTTGCGTCGGTGGTGATGGCCTGGGCCAAGGAGCTGGATTACGACCCGGCCCGCACCAACGTCAACGGTGGGGCGATTGCCCTCGGGCATCCGCTGGGGGCTACCGGTGCGCGTCTGATGACCACGCTGCTCAACGAGCTGGAATGCAGCGGCGGTCGCTATGGCCTGCAGACCATGTGCGAAGGCGGCGGCCAGGCCAACGTGACGATCATCGAGCGTTTGTAATTTTTTCCTTTCTGGTCGCCGTTTCCAAACGTACGGCCCATTCGTCTTCAAGGAGTCAATCATGTCCATTTGTGCAGACCGCACCGTGATCATCACCGGGGCCGGCGGCGGCCTCGGTCGCGCCTACGCCCTGGCTTTCGCCGCGCAAGGCGCCAATGTGGTGGTCAACGATATCCGCGCCGAAGCCGCCGAAGATGTGGCCGGCGAGATTCGCGCCGAGGGTGGCCAAGCCATCGCCAACAGTGACGACATCACTACCCTGGACACCGCGCA
This region of Pseudomonas fluorescens genomic DNA includes:
- a CDS encoding acyl-CoA dehydrogenase family protein, with translation MDFTFNDDQLAFREAISRFLMTEAAPEMLREIWETDVGRSRDLRNKIAEQGLTALSVPEAEGGLGMDDLTWALMTQELGYYAIPDSLADTAYVAAGLLAALPSEHPARAELLPRIADGSLRLAISHPVNALVSDAQLAEVLILTDGDDIHLVPRSQVDVQSHVSIDASRRLGQVSWTPTPASCIASGEQGRALQARLLDRGALSVAGQLLGLAQRMLDLSVDYVAQRKQFGKPIGSFQAVKHHLADVARYIEQAKPVLYRAAHALARGDVNAGAWVSQARLAANEASWIAARKGIQVHGAMGYTWEVDLQMFMKRAWALDASWGDRGFHKTRVSDYLFADTTGLGPGHTFEE
- a CDS encoding acetyl-CoA C-acetyltransferase; the protein is MAQQAYIVDALRSPTGKRKGALSAIHAIDLGAHVLKALVERNTIPAEDYDDVIFGCVDTIGSQAGDIARTSWLAAGLPLTVPGTTVDRQCGSSQQALHFAAQAVMSGTQDVVAVGGVQTMTQIPISSAMLAGQPLGFADPFSGSVGWRARFGQQPVNQFYAAQRIADHWNISREQMEAFALHSHERALAATASGRFAREIVSCHGLTMDETPRQSSLAKMAELQPVDPQFPSITAAVSSQTCDASAALLVVSEAALKRYDLTPRARIHQLTVLGDDPIWHLTAPIAATRKALAKSGLSMADIDRVEINEAFASVVMAWAKELDYDPARTNVNGGAIALGHPLGATGARLMTTLLNELECSGGRYGLQTMCEGGGQANVTIIERL